Proteins found in one Sphingobacteriales bacterium genomic segment:
- a CDS encoding AMP-binding protein codes for MQSRLERVFNAAGIAVRQGYGLTETSPVLTFSRFGEDSYLIGSVGQPVPGVEVKLDPQNNEILARGANIMKGYYKRPDATAEVIDAEGWFHTGDVGEWVDGKYLRITDRIKQLFKTSGGKYVAPQPIENKLAESPFIEQVMITGNDQKYVGALIVPGRDALTNFCKEHKLPTQSIEEMIQQPAVLAKYQEIINGYNPLFNKVEQVKRFKLLPKEWTIDNGELTATMKAKRKVILEKYADIIAEIHSYGDK; via the coding sequence TTGCAAAGCCGCTTGGAGCGCGTGTTTAATGCGGCGGGCATTGCGGTGCGGCAGGGCTACGGGCTTACCGAAACATCGCCCGTACTCACTTTCAGCCGCTTTGGTGAAGACAGCTACCTCATCGGCAGTGTGGGGCAACCTGTACCCGGCGTGGAAGTAAAATTAGACCCGCAAAACAATGAAATTCTGGCACGCGGAGCTAATATTATGAAAGGCTACTACAAACGTCCTGATGCCACCGCCGAAGTAATTGATGCCGAAGGGTGGTTTCATACCGGTGATGTAGGCGAATGGGTGGACGGCAAGTATTTGCGCATCACCGACCGCATCAAGCAGTTGTTCAAAACATCGGGCGGCAAATATGTAGCTCCGCAACCCATTGAAAATAAATTAGCCGAATCGCCTTTTATTGAGCAAGTGATGATTACGGGCAACGACCAAAAATATGTTGGTGCGCTCATAGTGCCCGGACGCGATGCACTCACCAACTTCTGCAAAGAGCACAAACTCCCCACACAATCCATAGAAGAAATGATTCAGCAACCCGCCGTACTTGCCAAATATCAGGAAATTATCAACGGCTACAATCCTTTGTTTAACAAAGTGGAGCAGGTAAAACGCTTTAAACTCTTGCCCAAAGAATGGACGATAGACAACGGCGAACTCACAGCTACGATGAAAGCCAAACGAAAAGTTATTTTGGAAAAATACGCCGACATCATCGCCGAAATACACAGCTATGGCGATAAATAA
- a CDS encoding HDIG domain-containing protein — protein MFTWSVNQHVAIFRYLLVGITVIILSLLFPRSNFRYDYERNRTWKYNNLYAPFDYALEKTKETLEADQERIRQNFVPFYRLNRNLLSVHIQEFQENFLYKLTLLSGKDTSIVPLLRDSYNNTDSIQVLNFNVAQTHVISDYYTLEQLNDVLQTQLEKLKPRQADFLKPLLREHLHPNIMYDKNVSERFLNAALDRVSLTQGIVKKGDLVVGQGAIISDEVFTKLNSLRKNYFNQLNEDVNFNLINIGYFLLVSILITLFLVYLNLFRNETFNDYRQLGFIFLLIIGFLLLIKAVVALDNNMYLYIIPFAIIPIVLRTFFGNQMTLYVYVILLLLSNFMIPVGFEFLFLQFTVGLVAIFATVSTFYWSDFFLSVFWVMITYLAGFVALSFIQSGSLDSLDWQILLALILNSLLTLLAYPLIPLIERLFGFVSNTRLIELTHLQNPLLQELNEKAPGTFWHSYQVANLAEAAAGVIGSNTLLVKVGALYHDIGKMEKPQYFIENQTGSFNPHDELSPLESVRIIVQHVTKGIEIAKKHRLPNVIIDFIRTHHGTTIIGVFMEKYRHLHPNDFIDEVEFRYPGPLPYSKETALVMIADSLDAASMSLSNPSEQDIENLVENIIQQKIDAGQFSNCDLSFKDLKNIKKVLKTQLKSKFHLRVKYR, from the coding sequence ATGTTCACTTGGTCAGTGAACCAACATGTCGCTATTTTTCGCTATTTATTAGTAGGAATTACCGTTATTATTCTGTCGTTGTTGTTTCCGCGCAGCAATTTTCGTTACGATTATGAACGCAACAGAACCTGGAAATACAACAATTTGTACGCACCTTTTGATTACGCACTCGAAAAAACCAAAGAAACTTTAGAAGCAGACCAAGAGCGGATACGCCAAAACTTTGTTCCATTTTATCGCCTGAACAGGAACTTATTATCCGTTCATATTCAGGAATTTCAGGAAAATTTTCTCTATAAGCTCACATTACTTTCGGGCAAAGATACTTCCATTGTTCCCCTTTTGCGCGATTCCTACAACAATACCGACTCCATTCAAGTACTTAATTTTAATGTGGCACAAACCCATGTGATAAGCGATTATTACACCCTAGAGCAGTTGAATGATGTGCTGCAAACACAATTGGAAAAATTAAAACCGCGACAGGCTGATTTTTTAAAACCCTTGTTGCGCGAGCATCTGCACCCCAATATTATGTATGATAAAAATGTAAGTGAGCGTTTTTTAAATGCTGCCCTTGATAGGGTTTCGCTCACACAGGGCATCGTAAAAAAAGGGGATTTGGTCGTAGGGCAAGGAGCCATCATCAGTGATGAAGTATTTACAAAACTCAATTCGCTGCGCAAAAACTATTTTAATCAACTCAACGAAGATGTCAATTTTAATTTAATAAATATCGGATATTTTTTGTTGGTGAGCATTTTAATAACTTTATTCTTAGTGTATTTGAATCTTTTCCGAAACGAAACTTTTAATGATTACCGGCAATTAGGGTTTATTTTTTTGTTGATAATAGGTTTTTTATTGTTGATAAAAGCAGTAGTAGCTTTGGACAATAATATGTATTTGTATATTATTCCATTTGCGATTATTCCTATTGTTTTGCGCACTTTTTTCGGCAATCAGATGACTTTGTATGTGTATGTGATTCTGCTGCTATTGAGTAATTTTATGATCCCCGTAGGCTTTGAATTTCTATTTTTGCAATTCACGGTAGGTTTGGTGGCTATTTTTGCCACAGTGAGTACCTTTTATTGGTCGGATTTTTTTCTGTCTGTATTTTGGGTAATGATAACCTACTTAGCCGGTTTTGTGGCTCTTTCTTTTATCCAAAGCGGCTCACTTGATAGTTTGGATTGGCAAATTTTATTGGCGTTGATACTCAATTCTTTGCTCACTCTTTTGGCATATCCTCTGATTCCACTGATAGAGAGATTGTTCGGGTTTGTATCTAATACGCGCCTGATAGAACTGACGCATCTGCAAAATCCCTTGCTCCAAGAACTCAACGAAAAAGCTCCGGGTACATTTTGGCATTCGTATCAGGTGGCAAATTTGGCGGAAGCCGCCGCCGGTGTTATTGGCAGCAATACACTGCTCGTAAAAGTAGGTGCTTTGTATCACGACATTGGCAAAATGGAAAAACCCCAATATTTTATCGAAAACCAAACCGGTTCTTTTAACCCGCACGATGAATTAAGCCCTTTGGAAAGTGTGCGCATTATTGTGCAACATGTGACCAAAGGAATTGAGATAGCCAAAAAACATCGCCTGCCCAATGTTATTATTGATTTTATACGCACCCACCATGGCACTACCATCATTGGTGTATTTATGGAAAAATACCGACATCTCCACCCCAACGACTTTATTGATGAAGTAGAGTTCCGCTATCCGGGTCCCCTGCCCTACTCCAAAGAAACCGCCCTCGTTATGATTGCCGACTCCTTAGATGCCGCCTCTATGAGCCTCTCCAATCCTTCGGAACAAGACATTGAAAATTTGGTGGAAAACATTATTCAGCAAAAAATAGATGCCGGACAATTCAGCAACTGCGATTTGTCGTTCAAAGATTTAAAAAACATCAAAAAAGTACTCAAAACCCAACTAAAAAGTAAATTTCATTTGCGGGTAAAATATCGTTGA
- a CDS encoding tyrosine recombinase XerD translates to MWQDIINGFKNFLQLEKGLSKHSVEAYLDDIFKLRQYAEQQEPPLSAVQFTLEELELFITHLAESGISTRSQARVISGIKAFYRYLDIENMLPKGNPTELLEAPKMSKTIPEYLTLKEIERMCAAIDHSSPEGQRNRAIIEVLYGCGLRVSELCGLRLSNLYLDIGFLKVQGKGNKERLVPINDTAIMHLRCYIAEVRSALPIQPAFQDMVLLNRFGKSLSRISVFNIIKDLAAAAGIKKNISPHTLRHSFATHLYEGGADLRAIQDMLGHESITSTEIYSHVSNQHLRKTLLQYHPRFQNNS, encoded by the coding sequence ATGTGGCAAGATATCATCAATGGTTTTAAAAATTTTTTGCAGTTAGAAAAAGGCTTGTCAAAGCACTCTGTTGAGGCTTATCTTGATGATATTTTCAAATTGCGGCAATATGCCGAACAGCAAGAGCCTCCTTTGAGTGCGGTGCAATTTACATTAGAGGAGTTGGAGTTGTTCATTACACATTTGGCAGAATCAGGCATCAGTACGCGCTCGCAAGCGCGTGTTATTTCGGGTATCAAAGCATTTTATCGTTATTTAGATATTGAAAATATGCTGCCAAAAGGAAACCCCACCGAATTGCTCGAAGCTCCCAAAATGAGCAAAACCATACCCGAGTATCTCACCCTCAAAGAAATAGAGCGTATGTGTGCCGCCATTGACCACAGCAGCCCCGAAGGGCAACGCAACCGCGCTATTATTGAGGTGCTCTACGGCTGCGGCTTGCGCGTGAGCGAATTGTGCGGGCTACGCCTGTCAAATTTATACTTAGACATCGGTTTTTTGAAAGTACAGGGCAAAGGCAACAAAGAGCGATTAGTACCCATCAATGATACCGCTATTATGCACCTGCGCTGCTACATTGCCGAAGTGCGCAGTGCTTTGCCCATTCAGCCTGCTTTTCAGGATATGGTGCTGCTCAACCGCTTCGGAAAATCACTCAGCCGCATCAGCGTATTCAATATTATCAAAGATTTGGCGGCGGCGGCAGGCATCAAAAAAAACATCAGCCCGCACACCTTGCGCCACTCTTTTGCTACCCACCTCTACGAAGGCGGAGCCGATTTGCGTGCCATACAGGATATGCTCGGACACGAATCTATCACCAGCACCGAAATTTATTCGCATGTGAGCAACCAACATTTGCGCAAAACCCTTTTGCAATATCACCCGCGCTTTCAAAACAACTCCTGA
- a CDS encoding NAD-dependent succinate-semialdehyde dehydrogenase, giving the protein MPTFESRNPYTGELLETYSAAHLRHIENVLSKAQDAYHINRTATLSVRLKRLQYLAEVLEKNKNSYAALITAEMGKPITQSVAEIEKCAALCRYYTEKGEALLSKEETQLPDGGTAVLQPVPLGVVLCIMPWNFPFWQVFRCAVGATLVGNAVVLKHAPNVPQCALAIETAFKEAFFAEGIFQNVFADHEKTAVMISDARVQGVAFTGSVAGGAKVAQTAGKHIKKTVLELGGSDAFVVLADAPLKEAAKIAVRSRMINSGQSCIAAKRFIVAESIADTFEELVWAEMKKLKMGDPMDKATEIGPLARRDLVLTAQKQVEASLELGATLRSSGVVEKNSLLYPPTLLTDVIEKMPVFCEEVFAPVFCSSRARDEQHALELTNTSEYGLGASVWTSDMERGKLFAKKIQTGTVGINRMVQSYPEIPFGGVKKSGYGKELGAAGLWEFTNLKSLIYS; this is encoded by the coding sequence ATGCCAACTTTTGAAAGCCGCAATCCCTACACCGGAGAATTGCTCGAAACCTACTCTGCCGCCCACTTGCGCCATATAGAAAATGTGTTGTCAAAAGCCCAAGATGCTTATCATATCAACCGCACGGCAACGCTGTCGGTACGATTGAAACGACTACAATATTTAGCAGAAGTATTGGAGAAAAACAAAAATAGCTATGCCGCACTCATAACCGCCGAAATGGGAAAGCCCATCACACAATCCGTAGCAGAAATAGAAAAATGCGCCGCTTTGTGTCGCTATTATACCGAAAAAGGCGAAGCCTTATTGAGCAAAGAAGAAACCCAACTGCCGGACGGCGGCACTGCCGTTTTACAACCTGTGCCTTTGGGCGTGGTGCTGTGCATTATGCCTTGGAATTTTCCTTTCTGGCAGGTATTTCGTTGTGCGGTGGGTGCTACATTGGTGGGCAATGCCGTAGTGCTGAAGCACGCTCCCAATGTACCGCAATGCGCCTTAGCCATAGAGACGGCTTTCAAAGAAGCATTTTTTGCGGAGGGGATTTTTCAGAATGTATTTGCCGACCACGAAAAAACCGCCGTAATGATAAGTGATGCGCGTGTGCAGGGTGTAGCATTTACGGGCAGCGTGGCAGGTGGCGCAAAAGTGGCACAAACAGCCGGCAAACATATCAAAAAAACAGTGCTGGAACTCGGCGGCAGTGATGCCTTTGTGGTGCTGGCAGATGCACCTTTGAAAGAAGCAGCAAAAATTGCCGTGCGCTCGCGCATGATTAATTCGGGACAAAGTTGCATTGCCGCCAAACGTTTCATTGTTGCCGAAAGTATCGCCGACACTTTTGAAGAATTGGTATGGGCAGAGATGAAAAAATTGAAAATGGGCGACCCTATGGACAAAGCCACAGAAATAGGTCCGCTGGCACGCCGCGATTTGGTGCTTACCGCCCAAAAACAAGTAGAGGCTTCGCTGGAGTTGGGTGCTACCCTGCGAAGCAGCGGCGTTGTTGAAAAAAATTCGCTCCTGTATCCGCCCACATTGCTCACCGATGTAATAGAAAAAATGCCCGTATTTTGCGAAGAAGTATTTGCGCCGGTATTTTGCAGCAGCCGCGCACGCGATGAGCAACACGCACTGGAACTTACAAATACTTCGGAGTATGGCTTGGGCGCAAGTGTGTGGACGAGCGATATGGAGCGCGGAAAATTATTCGCAAAAAAAATACAAACCGGAACAGTGGGCATCAATCGTATGGTGCAATCCTATCCAGAAATACCTTTTGGCGGCGTAAAAAAATCGGGCTACGGCAAAGAACTCGGCGCGGCAGGTTTGTGGGAATTTACCAATTTGAAGTCTTTGATATACTCATAA
- a CDS encoding AMP-binding protein: protein MATIIYTSGTTGVPKGVMLTHSNIVSNVNSVMPPILPLDSSVRALSFLPLCHIFERMVVYTYIANGCSVYYAESMETIGENLKEVKPHFLPLFRVSRESL, encoded by the coding sequence TTGGCAACTATTATTTATACTTCAGGCACTACGGGCGTTCCGAAAGGCGTAATGCTCACCCACAGTAATATTGTGAGCAATGTGAACTCGGTGATGCCGCCGATTTTGCCGCTTGACAGTTCGGTGCGTGCGCTGAGTTTTTTGCCCCTGTGTCACATTTTTGAGCGCATGGTAGTTTATACTTATATCGCCAACGGCTGCTCGGTGTATTATGCCGAAAGCATGGAAACCATAGGCGAGAATCTCAAAGAAGTAAAACCGCACTTTTTACCACTGTTCCGCGTCTCTAGAGAAAGTTTATGA